In the Flagellimonas sp. MMG031 genome, one interval contains:
- a CDS encoding ribonuclease HII — MLKSCYRTFFEAGTDEAGRGCLAGPVTAAAIILPEKFNHNTLNDSKQLSEAKRTLLKPILEEEAVCFSVSHVFQEEIDEINILNASFLAMHRAIAQLSPQPEFLIVDGNRFKPYPKIEHQCIIKGDSKYMSIAAASVLAKTYRDEYMARIHEEFPMYNWKKNKGYPTKEHREAIRTYGLTKYHRKSFRQLPEQLSLDI; from the coding sequence ATGTTAAAATCGTGTTACCGAACCTTTTTTGAAGCAGGAACCGATGAAGCTGGCAGGGGATGCCTAGCTGGTCCAGTGACCGCTGCGGCCATTATTTTGCCCGAAAAATTCAACCACAACACCTTAAATGATTCCAAACAGCTTTCAGAGGCCAAACGGACCCTTTTGAAACCAATTTTGGAAGAAGAAGCAGTCTGTTTTTCTGTAAGTCATGTTTTTCAAGAGGAAATTGATGAAATCAATATTCTAAATGCTTCTTTTTTGGCCATGCACCGAGCCATTGCTCAGCTAAGCCCCCAACCTGAATTCTTGATCGTGGACGGCAATCGTTTTAAGCCCTATCCTAAAATCGAACACCAATGCATTATAAAAGGAGACAGCAAGTATATGAGCATTGCGGCCGCATCCGTTTTGGCCAAAACCTACCGTGATGAATACATGGCACGTATCCATGAAGAGTTCCCAATGTACAATTGGAAAAAAAACAAAGGCTATCCCACCAAAGAGCATAGGGAGGCCATTAGAACATACGGCCTTACCAAGTATCACAGAAAAAGCTTTAGGCAACTCCCCGAACAGTTGTCACTGGATATTTAA
- a CDS encoding ribonuclease HII gives MRLKVLFCLLPVLIASCTKEVKTKDSLLQHLPPNPSLVIKINNLTNFRSELKNNTFLKDVEQLSHLNDILSKVKGLEHLSTDKTTALGIYEVGKGHYDYILVAKNNADLFNVDSIANKTIESITYEGTTITKYTLDGLEVFGMQKENDMVMSSSQMLIENMVRMSGNQKTDPNLEKLYETSATDKSATLFLNPEGNISLLSLKENNDANKPFSSWISLDFTANSDEVNLNGVAMATDSTKTFINLFKGTSPLANKTAAYAPLNAQAIISYTFDDYRVFANNQNTYLDRVKQTDSLFNTIEEVGIIYLNNKKTVLLKSYGTEGLYDYLDSKKVASQNYQGNEILELQEPKLITENFTPLVKNFEANFCTVIENSFIFSEDKEALQTIISSHKSSSSFDKDQGYLTAKAYMANESSMLFISNAAGIDFFTEAELSEDVAEDIVNDDLNDLVFASQMVMDNGFGHFNLLTSKIKQSQEKNAVSPLFTLELNTDLATDPQFVKNHRTNEQEIVVQDQNNVLYLISNDGKVLWTKQLDGRIQGDIQQVDIYKNGKLQMAFTTNNQFMVLDRNGDEVAPFKIDFEGGNLNPLAVFDYDGSRNYRFVVTQGRKVFMYNNQGKIVRGFTFTEAPSNILGAPKHFRVGNKDYLVFRLDNSTIRILHRVGSDRIKVPEKIDFSNNDVFLYKDKFTVTNKTGVLHQIDTNGKLVATNFNLNPDHGFYATSNTLVFMDDNVLSIKGKKVELELGVYSKPEIFYIYDKIYVGVTDIQNRQIYLFDSQAEPIPNFPVFGSSMIDLTDMDNDKQLELVAKDQDNSLIVYKIN, from the coding sequence ATGAGATTAAAGGTACTTTTCTGCTTGCTCCCCGTTTTGATTGCTTCGTGCACAAAAGAGGTGAAGACCAAAGACTCCCTTCTTCAACATTTACCGCCCAACCCATCGCTTGTCATAAAAATCAACAACCTCACCAATTTTAGGAGCGAGCTCAAAAACAATACCTTTTTGAAGGATGTGGAACAGCTCTCGCACCTGAACGACATCCTATCCAAAGTCAAAGGTCTTGAACATCTTTCTACCGACAAAACAACGGCACTTGGTATTTACGAAGTCGGCAAGGGCCATTATGATTACATTCTAGTCGCAAAAAACAACGCGGACCTGTTCAATGTCGATAGCATTGCCAATAAAACTATAGAATCCATCACCTACGAAGGGACCACAATAACCAAATACACTTTGGATGGACTGGAAGTTTTTGGGATGCAAAAAGAGAACGATATGGTCATGAGCTCCTCCCAAATGCTCATCGAGAACATGGTTCGAATGAGCGGGAACCAAAAAACAGACCCCAATCTGGAAAAGCTTTACGAAACGAGTGCTACGGATAAATCGGCAACGCTCTTCCTTAACCCTGAAGGAAATATCTCTTTGCTTTCCCTAAAGGAAAACAACGATGCCAACAAACCATTCTCTTCATGGATTTCCTTGGATTTTACCGCCAATTCAGATGAAGTGAACCTCAACGGAGTGGCCATGGCCACTGACTCCACCAAAACCTTTATCAATCTGTTTAAAGGCACTTCCCCCCTTGCCAATAAAACTGCTGCCTATGCCCCACTCAATGCACAGGCCATCATTTCCTATACCTTTGACGACTATCGGGTATTTGCCAACAACCAGAACACCTATTTGGACAGGGTAAAACAAACTGATTCCCTCTTCAACACCATCGAAGAGGTAGGCATTATTTATTTGAACAACAAAAAGACGGTGCTCTTAAAATCGTATGGTACCGAAGGCCTCTACGATTATTTGGACAGTAAAAAAGTGGCCTCACAAAACTATCAGGGCAACGAGATCTTAGAACTGCAGGAGCCTAAACTCATTACCGAAAACTTCACGCCCCTAGTTAAAAATTTTGAGGCCAACTTTTGTACGGTCATTGAAAACAGCTTTATTTTTTCAGAGGATAAAGAAGCGTTACAGACCATCATCAGTAGCCACAAAAGTTCTTCTTCTTTTGATAAGGACCAGGGTTATTTAACCGCCAAAGCTTACATGGCCAACGAGTCCAGTATGCTTTTTATTTCCAATGCTGCGGGCATCGATTTTTTTACCGAGGCGGAACTTTCCGAAGATGTGGCAGAAGATATCGTAAATGACGACCTGAACGACTTGGTCTTTGCTTCGCAAATGGTGATGGACAACGGCTTTGGCCATTTCAATTTGCTGACTTCCAAAATCAAACAGAGCCAAGAGAAAAATGCGGTATCCCCCTTGTTCACCTTGGAACTCAACACCGATTTGGCCACCGATCCACAATTCGTGAAAAACCACAGGACCAACGAACAGGAAATCGTGGTGCAGGACCAAAACAATGTGCTTTACCTTATTTCCAACGACGGAAAGGTGCTGTGGACCAAACAACTGGACGGTCGAATTCAAGGGGACATCCAACAAGTTGACATCTACAAGAATGGAAAATTGCAGATGGCCTTTACCACCAACAATCAATTTATGGTACTTGACCGCAACGGCGACGAGGTGGCCCCATTCAAAATTGATTTTGAGGGAGGCAACCTAAATCCATTGGCCGTTTTTGATTATGATGGAAGCCGGAACTATCGCTTTGTAGTGACCCAAGGCCGAAAAGTATTCATGTACAACAATCAAGGAAAAATTGTTCGGGGCTTTACCTTTACCGAAGCACCAAGCAATATTTTGGGTGCGCCCAAGCATTTTAGGGTAGGCAACAAGGACTACCTTGTCTTTAGATTGGACAACAGCACCATCCGCATTTTGCACCGTGTAGGTAGCGACCGCATCAAGGTGCCGGAAAAAATCGACTTTTCCAATAACGATGTGTTTCTGTACAAGGACAAGTTCACAGTGACCAACAAAACAGGAGTGCTCCACCAAATCGATACCAACGGAAAACTGGTCGCAACGAATTTCAACCTAAATCCAGATCACGGTTTTTACGCCACCAGCAACACCTTGGTGTTTATGGACGATAATGTGCTGAGCATTAAGGGCAAAAAAGTGGAACTGGAACTTGGCGTGTATTCCAAGCCTGAGATTTTTTACATCTACGATAAAATCTATGTGGGCGTAACGGATATCCAAAACCGTCAAATCTATTTGTTCGACAGCCAAGCAGAGCCCATCCCCAATTTTCCCGTATTCGGTAGTTCCATGATCGACCTTACCGACATGGACAACGACAAACAATTGGAATTGGTCGCAAAAGATCAGGACAATTCCCTGATTGTGTACAAAATAAACTAG